The Candidatus Thorarchaeota archaeon region ACATGAATAGTGTTTCGAATCCGATCTCGTGGGCTGCAACGCCAAACCAGAGCATGTGTGAATGGATTCGGTCCATTTCCCATGTCAGGGTTCTGATGAATTTGGCTCGTTCAGGAGGTTCCTTTTCGGCTGCAAATTCAACTGCTTGAGCATAGTTCCCGTTATGTGTTGCAGAACAGATACCACAAATCCTAGCTAGCAAGTACAGGTTCTGGGTGTGAAGGTTGCCTTCCGTTGCCTTTTCTATGCCCCTGTGATTGTAGGATATGTTCACTTCGGCGTCGACAATCTCCTCACCATCCAAGGTAAGCTTGAACATACCTGGTTCTTTCAGTGCTGGATGCTGGGGACCAATTGGAATGGTAATTCGAGGGGGTACGAATGTCTTCCTCTGTTCTTTCGAGGTCATCTTACTGTGCCTCCTTTTTTGCTGACGGTACGGGTGGTCGCTTTATTCTCTCTCTGACCCCTCTCGGATCATCCCAGTCCTTTCTAAGGGGATGCTCATCTTCGGGCCAATCTTCGGGAAGTTCCACTCTATGTTTCTTCTCAAGCCCTACAGCAACAACTCCATACATCTCGTATAGCTCATTTTCTACATATTCGAAAGCGGGAAACAGGTCTACGATTGAAGGATATTCTGGCTTATCTCGAGGAACGTTGACTCGAGCAGTCAAGGATATGTTTCTATCGTTGAG contains the following coding sequences:
- a CDS encoding NADH-quinone oxidoreductase subunit C; the encoded protein is MSDKEEPGEHHPADREGHETEYELFDEIMNDNPDAVIEEGSYVHKQPRRVFIQVKKDKFRDFAKYLKEEQGVWQCSTLSGRDLGDDLQACYHFFLNDRNISLTARVNVPRDKPEYPSIVDLFPAFEYVENELYEMYGVVAVGLEKKHRVELPEDWPEDEHPLRKDWDDPRGVRERIKRPPVPSAKKEAQ